In Nocardia asteroides, a single genomic region encodes these proteins:
- a CDS encoding winged helix-turn-helix transcriptional regulator has translation MRSANHDAILAAIDLLGQRWMLRVLWELEPGPLGFLELRRRMGNCSSSVLSTRLQQLQAAGLVEKHGTRGSYGLTPTAGRRLGEALQPVWDWAEAEG, from the coding sequence ATGCGAAGCGCAAACCACGACGCCATCCTGGCCGCCATCGACCTGCTCGGTCAGCGCTGGATGCTGCGCGTGCTCTGGGAGCTGGAGCCGGGCCCGCTCGGCTTCCTCGAGCTGCGCAGACGCATGGGGAACTGCTCGTCGAGCGTGCTCTCCACCCGGCTGCAGCAACTGCAGGCCGCCGGGCTGGTGGAGAAGCACGGGACGCGCGGCAGCTACGGGCTCACACCGACCGCGGGGCGGCGGCTCGGCGAGGCGCTGCAGCCGGTGTGGGACTGGGCCGAGGCCGAGGGCTGA
- a CDS encoding SDR family oxidoreductase, with product MAKRVVLVTGASRGIGAETARQLGRAGAHVLVNYREKRKRAEGVVGEIRAAGGSAAAECADLADPAAVEALLARAGRLDGLVLNASGGMERGADPGYAMRLNRDAQVHLATSALPLMPAGSRIVFVTSHQAHFARDGHPLPDDYAPVAASKRAGEDALRALIPAFAARGVGFTVVSGDMIDGTIIVRLLERRDPDAVATRRSGGPLPTVEEFGAAVADAVHAGHPDGHTVYIGGADYLSGSRPG from the coding sequence ATGGCGAAGCGCGTGGTGCTGGTGACCGGGGCGTCCAGGGGGATCGGGGCGGAGACCGCCCGGCAACTCGGCCGCGCCGGTGCGCATGTGCTGGTGAACTACCGGGAGAAGCGGAAGCGCGCGGAGGGCGTGGTCGGCGAGATCCGCGCCGCGGGTGGGAGTGCGGCGGCCGAGTGCGCCGATCTCGCCGACCCGGCCGCCGTCGAGGCGCTGCTGGCGCGGGCCGGGCGGTTGGACGGGCTGGTGCTGAACGCCTCCGGCGGGATGGAGCGCGGGGCCGATCCGGGCTATGCCATGCGGTTGAACCGGGATGCGCAGGTTCACCTGGCGACCTCGGCGCTGCCGCTCATGCCGGCGGGGTCGCGGATCGTGTTCGTGACCAGTCACCAGGCGCACTTCGCGCGCGACGGGCACCCGCTGCCGGACGACTATGCGCCGGTGGCGGCGAGCAAGCGGGCCGGGGAGGACGCGCTGCGCGCGTTGATTCCCGCGTTCGCCGCGCGCGGGGTCGGGTTCACCGTGGTATCCGGCGACATGATCGACGGCACCATCATCGTGCGGCTCCTCGAACGCCGTGATCCGGACGCCGTCGCCACCCGGCGCTCCGGCGGGCCGCTGCCCACCGTCGAGGAGTTCGGCGCCGCCGTCGCGGACGCGGTGCACGCAGGCCACCCCGACGGGCACACCGTCTACATCGGCGGCGCCGACTACCTCAGTGGCTCCCGGCCAGGTTGA
- a CDS encoding glycosyltransferase family 39 protein: MTATLAPPAAEAPPAAARRSRWERPALGALLLGTLVAYLINLNANGWANSFYSAAVQAGSESWTAFFFGSSDAANSITVDKPPASLWLMELSVRLFGLHSWSILVPQVLLGVGTVTVVYAAVRRPFGAGAGLLAGLVLAVTPVAVLMFRFNNPDALLVFLMAGAAYAVVRAVEDGRTRWLVLCGALIGFGFLAKQLQVLLVVPGLALVYLFAGPPRLGKRVAQLFAAGAAMVVAAGWWLLAVELWPADSRPWIGGSQQNSILELTLGYNGLGRLNGEETGSVGGGGGELPAGGNGMWGSTGIGRLFEAAQGGQIAWLIPAALVALVVGVWLRGRAGRGDRQRASLLLWGSWLLVTGLVFSFMAGIFHQYYTVALAPAVAALAGIGAVLAWRNRSSVWVRLATALGLALTTATAWMLLSRSAEFLPWLRWAVLVAGALATVLALFALPRRAAVGSALIAAFVALSGPVAYSVQTIGSAHTGSIPSAGPNVGRGMGGPGGMRDGRDGGGGPATLPGGTGQGTGPNGSIPGGTAPGSAPDGSATGTGPGGTAQGGSVNGGPATTGTDGARTGGGMMGGLLGSSAPTQQVVALLESDADSYTWVAAAVGSNSAAGFQLATELPVMPIGGFNGSDPSPTLERFQEYVRDGKIHYFIGGSRGGPGGSSTSSSSAIATWVEQNFTATEVDGVTLYDLTAE, from the coding sequence GTGACCGCCACCCTCGCCCCGCCCGCCGCCGAGGCACCACCCGCTGCTGCTCGCCGATCTCGTTGGGAGCGGCCCGCGCTGGGCGCACTGCTGCTCGGCACCCTCGTCGCCTATCTGATCAACCTCAACGCCAACGGCTGGGCCAACAGCTTCTACTCCGCGGCCGTGCAGGCCGGTTCGGAGTCCTGGACCGCGTTCTTCTTCGGCTCCTCGGACGCCGCCAACTCGATCACCGTCGACAAGCCGCCCGCCTCGCTGTGGCTGATGGAGCTCTCGGTGCGGCTGTTCGGGTTGCACAGCTGGAGCATTCTGGTGCCGCAGGTGCTGCTCGGCGTCGGCACCGTCACGGTGGTGTACGCGGCGGTGCGCAGGCCGTTCGGGGCGGGGGCCGGGTTGCTCGCCGGGCTGGTGCTCGCGGTGACGCCGGTGGCGGTGCTCATGTTCCGGTTCAACAATCCGGATGCGCTGCTCGTCTTTCTGATGGCGGGGGCGGCGTATGCCGTCGTGCGGGCGGTCGAGGACGGGCGGACGCGGTGGCTGGTGCTGTGCGGTGCGCTGATCGGGTTCGGGTTCCTGGCGAAGCAGTTGCAGGTGTTGCTGGTGGTGCCCGGGTTGGCTCTCGTCTATCTGTTCGCGGGGCCGCCGCGGCTCGGCAAGCGGGTGGCGCAGCTCTTCGCCGCGGGTGCGGCCATGGTTGTCGCCGCGGGGTGGTGGCTGCTGGCCGTCGAGCTGTGGCCGGCGGACTCGCGGCCGTGGATCGGGGGGTCGCAGCAGAATTCGATCCTGGAGCTGACGCTCGGGTACAACGGGCTCGGACGGTTGAACGGGGAGGAGACCGGGAGTGTCGGAGGCGGCGGTGGGGAGTTGCCCGCCGGGGGGAACGGGATGTGGGGCAGTACCGGTATCGGGCGGCTGTTCGAGGCGGCGCAGGGTGGGCAGATCGCGTGGCTCATTCCCGCTGCGCTGGTAGCCCTCGTCGTCGGAGTGTGGTTGCGCGGCAGGGCCGGTCGCGGGGATCGGCAGCGGGCCTCGCTGCTGCTGTGGGGTAGCTGGTTGCTGGTCACCGGGTTGGTGTTCAGCTTCATGGCGGGGATTTTTCACCAGTACTACACGGTGGCGCTGGCGCCCGCGGTCGCGGCGCTGGCCGGGATCGGGGCGGTGCTCGCCTGGCGGAATCGTTCCAGTGTCTGGGTCCGCCTCGCGACCGCGCTCGGTCTCGCCCTCACCACCGCGACCGCCTGGATGCTGCTCTCGCGCAGCGCGGAGTTCCTCCCCTGGCTCCGCTGGGCGGTGCTCGTCGCCGGTGCGCTCGCGACCGTCCTCGCGCTCTTCGCCCTCCCCCGCCGCGCCGCCGTCGGCTCCGCCCTGATCGCCGCCTTCGTCGCCCTTTCCGGGCCGGTCGCCTACAGCGTGCAGACGATCGGGAGCGCGCACACGGGTTCGATTCCGTCGGCCGGGCCGAATGTCGGGCGTGGCATGGGCGGTCCGGGCGGAATGCGCGACGGGCGCGATGGTGGAGGGGGCCCGGCCACCCTCCCCGGCGGAACGGGTCAGGGCACCGGACCCAATGGGTCGATACCGGGCGGAACCGCACCCGGCTCCGCTCCGGATGGCAGCGCGACGGGCACTGGCCCCGGCGGCACCGCTCAGGGCGGGAGCGTGAACGGCGGCCCCGCCACCACCGGCACCGACGGCGCCCGCACGGGCGGCGGCATGATGGGCGGCCTCCTCGGCAGCTCCGCCCCGACCCAGCAGGTCGTCGCCCTCCTGGAGAGCGACGCCGACTCCTACACCTGGGTCGCGGCAGCGGTCGGCTCGAACAGCGCCGCCGGCTTCCAGCTCGCCACCGAACTCCCGGTCATGCCCATCGGCGGCTTCAACGGCAGCGACCCGTCGCCCACGCTGGAGCGGTTCCAGGAGTACGTCCGGGACGGAAAGATCCACTACTTCATCGGCGGTAGCCGCGGCGGCCCCGGCGGCTCGAGCACCTCGTCCAGCTCCGCGATCGCCACCTGGGTGGAGCAGAACTTCACCGCCACCGAGGTCGACGGCGTCACCCTCTACGACCTCACGGCCGAGTAG
- a CDS encoding glycosyltransferase, with product MTETVTVALPADRSVTTAHPPVLDVVVPVYNEEADLGRCVRRLHAHLRAGFPFPARITIADNASTDATLAVAEALAGDLDGVRVVHLDRRGRGRALRTVWENSDARVVAYLDVDLSTDLNALLPLVAPLLSGHSDLAIGTRLAGSSRVVRGPKREFISRSYNLILRASLRARFSDAQCGFKAMRTEVARRLLPLVEDGEWFFDTELLVLAERAGLRIHEVPVDWIDDPDSRVDIVDTARKDLLGVWRVGRGLASGALPIDELRLAIGREPLVPGVPLGMVGQLVRFAVIGVLSTAAYLVLYLLLQPAVGPQGANFAALLLTAVGNTAANRAWTFGVRGSTGMAAHQFQGLLIFALGLALTSGSLFALHHWAPGAPIALELFVLVPANLLATLSRFVGLRWVFRNAGARPSTTGGTR from the coding sequence ATGACCGAGACCGTGACCGTCGCGCTGCCGGCGGATCGAAGCGTGACCACGGCGCACCCACCCGTGCTGGACGTGGTCGTCCCCGTCTACAACGAGGAGGCCGACCTCGGCCGCTGCGTCCGCCGCCTGCACGCCCACCTGCGCGCCGGCTTCCCCTTCCCGGCCCGCATCACCATCGCCGACAACGCCAGCACCGACGCCACGCTCGCGGTGGCCGAGGCGCTCGCGGGCGACCTGGACGGCGTCCGCGTCGTGCACCTGGACCGCAGGGGCCGCGGCCGCGCCCTGCGCACGGTGTGGGAGAACTCCGACGCCCGCGTGGTCGCCTACCTGGACGTCGACCTCTCCACCGACCTGAACGCCCTGCTCCCCCTGGTGGCCCCGCTGCTCTCCGGCCACTCCGACCTGGCCATCGGCACCCGCCTGGCCGGATCGTCCCGGGTGGTGCGCGGCCCGAAGCGCGAGTTCATCTCCCGCAGCTACAACCTGATCCTGCGCGCCTCGCTGCGCGCCCGCTTCTCCGACGCCCAGTGCGGCTTCAAGGCCATGCGCACCGAGGTCGCGCGCAGGCTGCTTCCCCTGGTCGAGGACGGCGAGTGGTTCTTCGACACCGAACTGCTCGTGCTCGCCGAGCGCGCCGGGCTGCGCATCCACGAGGTCCCGGTGGACTGGATCGACGACCCGGACTCCCGGGTCGACATCGTCGACACCGCCCGCAAGGACCTGCTCGGCGTCTGGCGGGTCGGCCGCGGCCTCGCCTCCGGCGCGCTGCCGATCGACGAGCTGCGCCTGGCCATCGGGCGCGAGCCGCTGGTGCCGGGGGTGCCGCTGGGCATGGTCGGCCAGCTGGTGCGGTTCGCCGTGATCGGTGTGCTCAGCACCGCCGCCTACCTGGTGCTCTACCTGCTGCTGCAACCCGCCGTCGGCCCGCAGGGCGCCAACTTCGCCGCCCTGCTGCTCACCGCGGTCGGCAATACCGCCGCCAACCGCGCCTGGACCTTCGGCGTGCGCGGCTCGACCGGCATGGCGGCGCACCAGTTCCAGGGGTTGCTGATCTTCGCGCTCGGCCTCGCGCTGACCAGCGGCTCGCTCTTCGCCCTGCACCACTGGGCGCCCGGCGCCCCGATCGCGCTCGAACTCTTCGTCCTCGTGCCTGCCAACCTGCTCGCGACGCTGAGCAGGTTCGTCGGCCTGCGCTGGGTGTTCCGCAATGCCGGCGCCCGCCCGAGCACCACCGGAGGAACCCGGTGA
- a CDS encoding class I SAM-dependent methyltransferase encodes MHDHHAAPPAEISTREHWDTFYRDRDQVWSGNPNPILVREAGALPPGTALDLGSGEGGDAIWLAGLGWRVTAVDVSQVALDRAAGHAAAAGVGDRITWAAHDLHTDFPAGEFDLVSAQFLHSQTARPGERDAILRRAASAVAVGGALVIGSHQGWPSWMAEPPFAHEFPTLEQVRHGLALGDDWHVVTADLIERDAPGPEGQPGTRADSVLHLRRLR; translated from the coding sequence ATGCACGATCACCACGCGGCCCCGCCCGCCGAGATTTCCACCCGGGAGCACTGGGACACCTTCTACCGGGATCGTGACCAGGTCTGGAGCGGCAACCCGAACCCGATCCTGGTCCGCGAGGCCGGTGCGCTGCCGCCGGGCACCGCGCTCGACCTCGGCTCCGGCGAGGGCGGCGACGCCATCTGGCTGGCCGGGCTCGGCTGGCGGGTGACCGCGGTCGACGTCTCGCAGGTCGCGCTGGATCGCGCCGCCGGGCACGCCGCCGCGGCCGGGGTCGGGGACCGCATCACCTGGGCCGCGCACGACCTGCACACCGACTTCCCCGCCGGAGAGTTCGACCTGGTCTCCGCGCAGTTCCTGCACTCGCAGACGGCGCGGCCGGGGGAGCGCGATGCCATCCTGCGCCGGGCGGCATCCGCGGTCGCCGTCGGCGGCGCCCTCGTGATCGGCTCGCACCAGGGCTGGCCCAGCTGGATGGCGGAGCCGCCCTTCGCGCACGAGTTCCCCACCCTGGAGCAGGTGCGGCATGGTCTCGCGCTCGGCGACGACTGGCACGTGGTCACCGCCGACCTGATCGAGCGCGACGCCCCCGGCCCCGAGGGGCAGCCCGGCACCCGCGCCGACAGCGTGCTGCACCTCCGCCGCCTGCGTTAA
- a CDS encoding TetR/AcrR family transcriptional regulator — protein sequence MTRSIRVDARTERWRAHRVRMREEFVDAAIRALDALGPGVSMGDIAREAGAAKPKLYRHFEDKTDLYDAVVDRMRELLWTRIAAGADLTADPVRVLIGRAVTEYVLVVDQHPNVFRFLLHSHFTRNAGESERALRSARRSARWAAELVAAVVGDPGIDVSGLELVNYSVFGAVASATDWWLGADRAEPAPMPVERFVSYLGTMVTALIEAGSRLHGIVLDLEAALGGAVEPG from the coding sequence ATGACGCGCAGCATCCGGGTCGACGCCCGCACCGAACGCTGGCGGGCGCATCGGGTGCGCATGCGCGAGGAGTTCGTCGACGCGGCGATCCGCGCGCTGGACGCGCTCGGCCCCGGCGTCAGCATGGGCGATATCGCCCGCGAGGCGGGGGCGGCCAAGCCCAAGCTGTACCGGCACTTCGAGGACAAGACCGACCTCTACGACGCCGTCGTCGACCGGATGCGCGAGCTGCTCTGGACCAGGATCGCGGCAGGCGCCGACCTGACCGCCGACCCGGTCCGGGTGCTGATCGGCCGCGCCGTCACCGAGTACGTGCTCGTGGTCGACCAGCACCCGAATGTCTTCCGGTTCCTGCTGCACAGCCACTTCACCAGGAACGCGGGCGAATCCGAGCGCGCGCTGCGCTCGGCCCGGCGCTCCGCCCGCTGGGCGGCGGAGCTGGTCGCCGCCGTCGTCGGCGATCCAGGGATCGACGTCTCCGGGCTGGAGCTGGTGAACTACTCCGTGTTCGGGGCGGTCGCCTCGGCCACCGACTGGTGGTTGGGTGCCGATCGCGCCGAGCCCGCGCCCATGCCGGTCGAGCGGTTCGTGAGCTATCTCGGGACGATGGTCACGGCGCTGATCGAGGCGGGTTCGCGACTGCACGGGATCGTGCTGGATCTCGAGGCCGCTCTCGGCGGCGCCGTCGAACCCGGCTGA
- a CDS encoding response regulator transcription factor — MARGLTAARVRQDVDVVARAGLDLDTFLAEASASVARAVPWVSACIATQDPVTHMLTSARKYGDLHNRNSHDVEFGLIEYGTVEPTAFTALARAEVPAAGVHLMTDGEVERSGRMSGFMKPRFGYADEARLAFRDGTEVWGAMAIFRGDEDAPFDAAEIDFLASLAAPFAHGVRTGMLAQLAEARPSATVTGPAVVIVGADDQIAQMSLGAEQRIADLDQGANGGDPLSPIGALIGAARRYGRGETTVPPRCRLRTGSGMWLVLHAGPLTTRDGRQGEVVITIEEARPPEIVAIVVAAYGLSPRERDVVQLVLQGVDTKEIAGTLHLSTYTVQDHLKSVFDKAGVRSRRELISKVYFDQYVPRMGAELSPSGWFVA; from the coding sequence ATGGCCAGAGGACTCACCGCCGCCCGCGTTCGACAGGATGTGGACGTCGTCGCGCGCGCCGGCCTCGACCTGGACACCTTCCTGGCGGAGGCCAGCGCCTCGGTGGCGCGGGCGGTGCCGTGGGTGAGCGCCTGCATCGCCACCCAGGACCCGGTGACGCACATGCTCACCAGCGCCCGCAAATACGGTGACCTGCACAATCGCAACAGCCACGACGTGGAGTTCGGGCTCATCGAGTACGGCACGGTCGAGCCGACCGCCTTCACCGCGCTGGCCCGCGCCGAGGTGCCCGCGGCGGGCGTGCACCTGATGACCGACGGCGAGGTGGAGCGCTCCGGCCGGATGAGCGGCTTCATGAAGCCGCGCTTCGGCTACGCCGACGAGGCCAGGCTCGCCTTCCGCGACGGCACCGAGGTGTGGGGCGCGATGGCGATCTTCCGCGGGGACGAGGACGCCCCGTTCGACGCCGCCGAGATCGACTTCCTTGCCTCGCTGGCGGCGCCCTTCGCGCACGGGGTGCGCACCGGCATGCTGGCCCAGCTGGCCGAGGCGCGTCCGTCGGCCACCGTCACCGGACCGGCCGTGGTGATCGTCGGCGCGGACGACCAGATCGCGCAGATGAGCCTCGGCGCCGAGCAGCGCATCGCGGACCTGGATCAGGGCGCGAACGGCGGCGATCCGCTCTCCCCGATCGGCGCGCTGATCGGCGCGGCCCGCCGCTACGGCCGCGGCGAGACCACGGTGCCCCCGCGCTGCCGGCTGCGCACCGGCTCCGGCATGTGGCTCGTGCTGCACGCGGGCCCGCTGACCACCCGCGACGGCAGGCAGGGCGAGGTGGTGATCACGATCGAGGAGGCCCGCCCGCCGGAGATCGTCGCCATCGTGGTCGCCGCCTACGGCCTCTCGCCGCGCGAGCGCGACGTGGTGCAGCTGGTGCTGCAGGGCGTCGACACGAAGGAGATCGCGGGGACACTGCACCTCTCCACCTACACGGTGCAGGACCACCTGAAGTCGGTCTTCGACAAGGCCGGTGTGCGGTCGCGGCGGGAGCTGATCTCGAAGGTGTACTTCGATCAGTACGTGCCGCGGATGGGCGCGGAGCTCTCACCCAGCGGGTGGTTCGTCGCCTAG
- the thiD gene encoding bifunctional hydroxymethylpyrimidine kinase/phosphomethylpyrimidine kinase, which translates to MHLLPLPGDGQTPVRVLTIAGTDSGGGAGIQADSRTMALCGVHACVAVAAVTVQNTLGVSGFHEIPADVVAAQVRTVVADIGVGAAKTGMLASTAIIEAVAGVCREVGIGRDAAVPLVVDPVAASMHGDPLLHAEALDAVRHTLIPIATLVTPNLDEVRLLTGIAVVDDATARAAAEALHALGPRWAIVKGGHLRSSAISKDLLFDGERFHEFSAARIPTANDHGGGDTLAAAVACALAHGYSVPEAVEFAKEWTRRCLEAAYDLGAGHGPVSPLWRLGVAPGA; encoded by the coding sequence ATGCACTTGCTGCCCTTGCCCGGGGACGGGCAGACCCCGGTCCGCGTTCTCACCATCGCGGGCACCGACTCCGGCGGCGGCGCCGGGATCCAGGCCGATTCCCGCACCATGGCGCTCTGCGGGGTGCACGCCTGCGTGGCGGTGGCCGCGGTGACGGTGCAGAACACGCTCGGGGTCAGCGGGTTCCACGAGATTCCGGCAGACGTGGTGGCGGCGCAGGTACGCACGGTTGTCGCCGATATCGGGGTCGGGGCGGCCAAGACCGGGATGCTCGCCTCCACCGCGATCATCGAGGCGGTGGCCGGGGTCTGCCGCGAGGTCGGGATCGGGCGGGACGCGGCGGTGCCGCTGGTGGTCGATCCGGTCGCGGCCTCCATGCACGGCGATCCGCTGCTGCACGCCGAGGCGCTGGATGCCGTGCGGCACACGTTGATTCCGATCGCCACGCTGGTCACCCCGAACCTGGACGAGGTGCGGCTGCTCACCGGCATAGCGGTGGTGGACGATGCCACCGCGCGCGCGGCCGCCGAGGCGCTGCACGCGCTCGGGCCGCGGTGGGCCATCGTCAAGGGCGGGCATCTGCGCTCGTCGGCGATCAGCAAGGATCTGCTCTTCGACGGGGAGCGGTTCCACGAGTTCAGCGCGGCGCGGATTCCGACCGCGAACGATCACGGGGGTGGGGACACGCTGGCGGCGGCGGTCGCCTGCGCGCTCGCGCACGGGTATTCGGTGCCGGAGGCGGTGGAGTTCGCCAAGGAGTGGACTCGGCGCTGCCTCGAAGCCGCCTACGATCTCGGCGCCGGGCACGGGCCGGTTTCGCCGCTCTGGAGGTTGGGAGTCGCGCCCGGCGCATAG
- a CDS encoding NAD(P)-dependent oxidoreductase → MRIAIFGATGTVGRLVVEQGLERGHEITAFTRNAAGVGTAHPNLRVVTGDVLEVAAARRAVDGQDAVIVALGNGRKGVVRAEGTRTVMEAMRRTGVERLVCQTTLGAGDSRANLDFLWKYVMFGLLLRPAYADHQLQERYVREATDLRWTLVRPSAFTDGPATGTFQRGFGAEAAGLALKISRADIAGFLLDQVTDETYLNRAVGISD, encoded by the coding sequence ATGCGAATCGCGATTTTCGGAGCGACCGGGACGGTGGGCAGGCTGGTGGTCGAGCAGGGGCTGGAGCGCGGGCACGAGATCACCGCCTTCACCAGGAACGCGGCCGGCGTCGGCACCGCGCACCCGAACCTGCGGGTGGTCACCGGCGACGTGCTCGAGGTGGCGGCGGCGCGGCGCGCGGTCGACGGGCAGGACGCGGTGATCGTCGCGCTCGGCAACGGCCGCAAGGGCGTCGTCCGCGCGGAGGGCACCCGCACGGTCATGGAGGCCATGCGCCGGACCGGGGTCGAGCGGCTGGTCTGCCAGACCACGCTGGGGGCGGGCGACAGCAGGGCGAACCTGGATTTCCTCTGGAAGTACGTCATGTTCGGGCTGCTGCTGCGCCCCGCCTACGCCGACCACCAGCTCCAGGAGCGGTACGTCCGGGAGGCCACCGACCTGCGCTGGACCCTGGTCCGGCCGAGCGCCTTCACCGACGGCCCCGCCACCGGCACCTTCCAGCGCGGTTTCGGGGCCGAGGCAGCGGGGCTGGCGCTGAAGATCTCCAGGGCCGATATCGCCGGGTTCCTGCTGGACCAGGTCACCGACGAGACCTACCTGAACCGGGCCGTCGGGATCTCGGACTAG
- a CDS encoding DMT family transporter produces the protein MDLHNRPHPSPGEPVTPYLFLAGAILAEVFATSLLGSTQGFSRLWPTVAVLTGYGIAFAMLAQAIARDMQVGIAYALWSGVGTILIVGIGILFLKEPLTAAKVAGVALVVAGVVILNLAGSH, from the coding sequence ATGGACCTGCACAACCGTCCACATCCGTCCCCAGGAGAGCCCGTGACCCCCTACCTCTTCCTCGCAGGCGCGATCCTCGCCGAGGTCTTCGCCACCAGCCTCCTCGGCAGCACCCAGGGCTTCTCCCGGCTGTGGCCGACGGTGGCGGTGCTGACCGGCTACGGGATCGCGTTCGCGATGCTCGCCCAGGCCATCGCCAGGGACATGCAGGTGGGGATCGCGTACGCGCTGTGGTCGGGGGTCGGCACGATCCTGATCGTCGGGATCGGGATCCTGTTCCTGAAGGAGCCGCTCACGGCGGCGAAGGTGGCCGGGGTGGCGCTGGTGGTGGCGGGGGTGGTGATCCTCAACCTGGCCGGGAGCCACTGA
- a CDS encoding FAD-binding oxidoreductase gives MTSTLPIDSLRGNGELHLPGEPGYDAARTPWNLAVDLRPAAVALPRTVAEVAGLVRAAGAAGLRVAPQSTGHGANPLGERPLDDVLLLRLTEFTGVTIDPEARVARVLGGTPWLPVIEAAAAHGLTALHGSAPDVGVIGYLLGGGLSFYARKHGVAATAVRALEVVLHDGTLVRATATEHPDLFWALRGGGGNFGVVVAVEFDLLPYADVFAGMLLWDRARAAEVVTAYAEWSRTAPESATTALRIMSFPPLPELPPFLAGRDLVIVDGAILADDDAAAAVIAPLRALAPEIDTFARIPAAQLLFTHMDPPAPTPVVGDHSVLGPLDAAAVAAFLDRVGDGVDHGLLFAELRQLGGALGRPAVDGGALAHVPGEFALLTMAVAPTPQAAVAGRAAAFGVVRAMSAWSRPNLVPTFAEHRVESGRLYDGEDWARLCRVRDAVAPGAAFVANHALG, from the coding sequence ATGACCAGCACCCTCCCGATCGACTCGCTCCGCGGCAACGGCGAGCTGCACCTGCCCGGTGAGCCCGGGTACGACGCGGCCCGCACCCCGTGGAACCTCGCCGTCGACCTGCGGCCCGCCGCCGTCGCGCTGCCGCGCACCGTGGCGGAGGTGGCCGGGCTGGTCCGCGCGGCGGGCGCGGCCGGGCTGCGGGTGGCCCCGCAGAGCACCGGGCACGGCGCCAACCCGCTGGGCGAGCGGCCGCTCGACGACGTGCTGCTGCTCCGGCTCACCGAGTTCACCGGCGTCACCATCGACCCGGAGGCGCGGGTGGCGCGGGTGCTCGGCGGCACGCCGTGGCTGCCGGTGATCGAGGCCGCGGCCGCGCACGGCCTGACCGCGCTGCACGGCAGCGCCCCCGACGTCGGGGTGATCGGCTACCTGCTCGGCGGCGGGCTCTCCTTCTACGCCCGCAAGCACGGCGTCGCGGCCACCGCGGTGCGCGCGCTCGAGGTGGTGCTGCACGACGGCACGCTGGTGCGGGCGACCGCGACCGAGCACCCCGACCTGTTCTGGGCGCTGCGCGGCGGCGGCGGCAACTTCGGCGTGGTGGTGGCGGTCGAGTTCGACCTGCTGCCCTACGCCGACGTGTTCGCGGGCATGCTGCTCTGGGATCGCGCCCGCGCCGCCGAGGTGGTCACCGCCTACGCCGAGTGGAGCCGCACCGCGCCGGAGTCCGCGACCACCGCGCTGCGGATCATGAGCTTCCCGCCGCTGCCCGAGCTGCCGCCGTTCCTGGCCGGGCGCGACCTGGTGATCGTCGACGGCGCGATCCTGGCCGACGACGACGCGGCCGCCGCGGTCATCGCCCCGCTGCGCGCGCTCGCCCCTGAGATCGACACCTTCGCCCGCATCCCGGCCGCCCAGCTGCTCTTCACGCACATGGACCCGCCCGCCCCCACCCCGGTCGTCGGTGACCACAGCGTGCTCGGCCCGCTCGATGCCGCCGCCGTCGCGGCCTTCCTGGACCGGGTCGGCGACGGGGTCGACCACGGGCTGCTCTTCGCCGAGCTGCGGCAGCTCGGCGGCGCGCTCGGCAGGCCCGCCGTCGACGGCGGCGCGCTCGCGCACGTGCCCGGCGAGTTCGCCCTGCTCACGATGGCGGTCGCGCCGACCCCGCAGGCCGCGGTCGCGGGCCGGGCGGCGGCGTTCGGCGTGGTGCGGGCCATGTCGGCCTGGTCGCGGCCGAACCTCGTCCCGACCTTCGCGGAGCACCGGGTGGAGTCGGGCAGGCTGTACGACGGTGAGGACTGGGCCCGGCTCTGCCGGGTCAGGGACGCGGTCGCGCCGGGCGCAGCCTTCGTGGCGAACCACGCGCTCGGCTAG